A window of Streptomyces marispadix contains these coding sequences:
- a CDS encoding DUF6278 family protein produces MHIPFLDNWRKRHGGEQAASLSDAVSGDPEGAAQLLSECELLRDQAEDAGVELDDSAESLSALDQLLPRWRDDPEVAPWLGSDAGLYLGTVLVRTVPGAGWRLRPDGQPVVRLGSGRELDVLEEGTSWAETGTPELSQLYAEYSEG; encoded by the coding sequence ATGCACATCCCCTTCCTGGACAACTGGCGTAAGAGGCACGGCGGCGAGCAGGCCGCGTCGCTCTCGGACGCCGTGTCCGGCGATCCCGAGGGCGCCGCGCAGCTCCTGTCTGAGTGCGAGCTGCTGCGGGACCAGGCGGAGGACGCGGGTGTCGAACTCGACGACTCAGCCGAGTCGTTGTCCGCCCTCGACCAGTTGCTGCCGCGCTGGCGCGACGATCCGGAGGTCGCACCCTGGCTCGGCAGCGACGCGGGCCTGTATCTGGGGACGGTTCTCGTACGTACGGTGCCGGGAGCCGGATGGCGGCTGCGGCCGGACGGCCAGCCGGTGGTGCGGCTCGGGTCGGGCCGGGAGCTGGATGTGCTGGAGGAGGGCACGTCGTGGGCGGAGACCGGCACGCCGGAGCTGTCGCAGCTCTACGCGGAGTACTCCGAGGGGTGA